CGCAAGAGATAGGGGTGATAGCAAAACCGTCCGTATCCATCTTCTGTGCGAAAGTCTAGTTGGTGTAAAATGGGCGTGTCTTCTGTGTGTACGGGCCATTGCAAACCGCGAACACGGTGGCGTTCTAGGCGCGTGTAACTTGCTCCTGAGAAGCGTCGATAGGCCACTTCGCGTACCTCATTCCAAATCCCTTTAGAATCACTGTAGTGGTACTCTCCTGCAAGTTTGTTTTCAATCTGTTGAATCACTTCCCAATCATCAGGTAAGTTTGAGTGTACTAAAGGCTGAGAAAGGTGCAATCGGCGCATGGCATTGACATACACTCCCGTTTTCTCGTAGGCGGATTTGACCCCAATGACAATATCTGCACGGGCGGCAATGTCGGTCATGAATAATTCTTGCACCACAATAAGTTCTAGGTTTTCAATGGCTTTGGTGATTTTGTTGGTGTTGGGATGAATGTGGGTAATGTCTTCGCCCATGTTTAGCAACGCCTTAATGCGGCCTTCTTGCATCGCATTAATGAGGTCAGGTGTCATCATCCCTGTCTCTTTTGGTTCTTGGTAGTCGGGTGCATAATTGGGCAACATCCCCATGTCACAGGCGCCTTGGACATTGTTTTGGCCACGCAATGGCATGAGACCTGCACCAGATTTGCCCACATTGCCCGTCATAAGGGCAAGATGGATGATGGCCATAACCGCCTGAGAGCCATCTACGTGCTCGGTAATGCCAAGTCCCCAAAATATCATGGAATTTTTAAGAGCGTACTCGCGGGCAACTTTAGGGATAAGTTTGCTAAGGTGCTCGTATCCTGAAATAGTTTCAAAGTAGGCAGGGTTAGCGAAAGGGTCGCTTAGGATTTTTTCCTTAAATTCGGCAAAGCCTTTGGTTCTGTCTTCTAAAAAATGTTCATCGTAGAGCTCTTCATCGATAATCACGTAGGCGAGCATGTTCAAGACCATAAGATTGGCTTCATGGGGAAGAATGGCTTTGTATTTGGCAAAACGGTGCAGGGTGATTTCTCGCACGTCAAATACGGCAAGATTGTCGTGTTTGGTCGCTACATCAACGATGCGGTTAGAGATAATCGGGTGGGCTTCGGTGGTGTTGGAACCGATGACAATCATAAATTCTGTGTTATAAATGTCGTTGTAGGGATTGGTCGCGGCTCCTTCGCCGATGGTTTCGCGCATCCCTTTAAGGCTTG
This Sulfurospirillum tamanense DNA region includes the following protein-coding sequences:
- a CDS encoding molybdopterin oxidoreductase family protein; this translates as MEHTHTIDSVCTYCGVGCDIAAEVQDNTIYAINAHPEGVVSQGKLCVKGKYGFDFLTAPDRLKTPRIKKRFLANNPAIFEAIAPLLKEYDEVWMEAALDAATTAVAMKLQEIRQKYGAKSICALGGARTSCESAYLLQKFTRHTLGSPHVDNCARVCHAPSLKGMRETIGEGAATNPYNDIYNTEFMIVIGSNTTEAHPIISNRIVDVATKHDNLAVFDVREITLHRFAKYKAILPHEANLMVLNMLAYVIIDEELYDEHFLEDRTKGFAEFKEKILSDPFANPAYFETISGYEHLSKLIPKVAREYALKNSMIFWGLGITEHVDGSQAVMAIIHLALMTGNVGKSGAGLMPLRGQNNVQGACDMGMLPNYAPDYQEPKETGMMTPDLINAMQEGRIKALLNMGEDITHIHPNTNKITKAIENLELIVVQELFMTDIAARADIVIGVKSAYEKTGVYVNAMRRLHLSQPLVHSNLPDDWEVIQQIENKLAGEYHYSDSKGIWNEVREVAYRRFSGASYTRLERHRVRGLQWPVHTEDTPILHQLDFRTEDGYGRFCYHPYLLRGMVQELTNNALTGYYLTTGRTLAQYNNASQTSRSEKLNKRYDETVLLVHKEDAKDFPTPYVVLQTAFGKSAPLRVKFTDKVQPKTLFCTFHHATSNINHLFGDRRDNLTGTAAFKSIKVAIIQAP